One genomic region from Evansella sp. LMS18 encodes:
- a CDS encoding aldehyde dehydrogenase: protein MAQATGQKKPVMEAKEVKRDFYQFVINGERTDSSSGETFTTYNPATGEALAEVAKATREDAERAVQAARNAFEKGKWKRYPVGKRARVLNKIASIMRSRFNELVELEVLNSGKSLSAAQGQVMQSIEDFEFYAGAIVGHRGKVNNVPGGFFNYSQNEPVGVCAQIIPWNYPMMMAAWKVAPAIATGCSVVLKPASLTPLTAIVLTEICHEAGVPEGVVNIVPGSGAVVGDYLVEHPEVDKVAFTGSTPVGKDIMGKASKTLKRITLELGGKSPNLVFDDADLDAAVAGSLFGIFYNTGQSCEARSRLYVQEGIYDEFMEKFVEKTKALKLGDPLNKETHLGAIISNDQLEIIDSYVQSAKEEGATILEGGKRLDIEGFENGHWYAPTIITDVTPDMKAVREEIFGPVVVVQKFSDEKEAVKQANDTEYGLGSAVWTTDHGRAKRVADQIRAGIVMVNCPFSAFPGTPFGGYKQSGFGRELSIETLDLYTEEKSVLSYHGSRPLNPFGV, encoded by the coding sequence ATGGCACAAGCAACTGGACAAAAGAAACCTGTAATGGAAGCGAAGGAAGTAAAGCGTGATTTCTACCAGTTTGTCATTAACGGAGAGCGTACGGACAGCAGCTCCGGCGAAACTTTTACAACATATAACCCAGCGACGGGAGAAGCCTTGGCAGAAGTGGCAAAAGCTACGAGAGAAGATGCAGAGCGTGCTGTGCAGGCAGCGAGAAACGCTTTTGAAAAAGGAAAGTGGAAGCGCTACCCTGTTGGGAAAAGGGCCCGTGTACTTAACAAAATTGCTTCGATTATGAGATCCAGATTCAATGAGCTTGTTGAGCTTGAAGTACTTAACAGCGGAAAGTCATTATCCGCTGCTCAGGGGCAGGTTATGCAGTCAATTGAAGATTTTGAGTTTTACGCAGGTGCGATTGTAGGACATCGCGGAAAAGTGAATAACGTTCCAGGCGGATTCTTTAACTATTCCCAAAATGAGCCGGTTGGTGTCTGCGCACAGATTATTCCATGGAACTACCCGATGATGATGGCGGCGTGGAAAGTCGCTCCTGCAATTGCAACTGGCTGTTCCGTTGTCCTTAAGCCTGCAAGCCTGACACCACTTACCGCAATTGTACTGACAGAAATCTGCCACGAAGCGGGAGTTCCTGAAGGAGTAGTGAATATTGTCCCAGGATCAGGAGCTGTTGTAGGTGACTACCTTGTGGAACATCCGGAAGTAGACAAAGTGGCATTTACTGGTTCTACACCTGTCGGAAAAGACATCATGGGGAAAGCTTCAAAAACTTTGAAACGTATTACCCTGGAGCTTGGAGGCAAATCACCAAACCTTGTATTTGATGATGCAGACCTCGATGCTGCTGTAGCAGGTTCTTTATTCGGGATTTTTTACAATACAGGCCAGTCATGTGAAGCCCGCTCCCGTTTATATGTGCAGGAAGGCATCTATGATGAGTTTATGGAAAAATTCGTTGAAAAAACAAAAGCCCTGAAGCTTGGCGATCCATTAAACAAGGAAACTCATCTTGGAGCGATTATCAGCAATGACCAGCTGGAGATAATTGATTCTTACGTCCAGTCAGCTAAAGAAGAGGGTGCCACCATCCTGGAGGGCGGTAAACGACTGGATATTGAAGGATTTGAAAACGGCCACTGGTACGCACCAACAATCATTACCGATGTTACACCTGATATGAAGGCTGTAAGAGAAGAAATTTTCGGTCCGGTTGTTGTAGTGCAGAAATTCAGCGATGAAAAAGAAGCTGTTAAACAGGCCAACGACACAGAATACGGGCTTGGCTCAGCTGTATGGACTACTGACCATGGCAGAGCAAAGCGTGTAGCTGATCAAATAAGAGCAGGTATCGTTATGGTTAACTGCCCGTTCTCCGCATTTCCGGGAACGCCTTTCGGGGGCTATAAGCAATCTGGTTTCGGCCGTGAATTAAGCATTGAAACACTTGACTTATATACAGAAGAAAAGAGCGTTCTCTCTTATCATGGCAGCCGGCCGCTCAACCCGTTCGGGGTTTAA
- a CDS encoding 3-hydroxyacyl-CoA dehydrogenase, producing the protein MINQITVIGAGVMGRGIAYVAAAGGYRTVLADINEKTLESAQNEINSIFVKGIERNKISKEKAESAQASLSFTTSLEEAVVNADLVIEAVPEKQEIKQSVFETMDKHAPENCYFATNTSTMSPTEIGSYTTKPEMVIAMHFFNPVHKMPLIEIVRGLETSDETVQVINEVSERMGKETVVVNEFPGFVTSRISAMVGNEAFYMLQEGVGTPEEIDKAIKLGLNYPMGPFELGDLVGLDARLNNLKYLHKTLGEKFRPCPLLEKYVKAGRLGRKTGRGVYDYTKETV; encoded by the coding sequence ATGATTAATCAGATTACTGTAATAGGCGCAGGCGTAATGGGCCGGGGGATTGCATACGTGGCAGCGGCAGGCGGCTATCGTACAGTCCTTGCGGATATTAATGAGAAAACTCTTGAGAGCGCGCAAAATGAGATTAACTCGATTTTCGTCAAAGGGATAGAACGGAACAAAATTTCCAAAGAAAAAGCCGAGTCAGCTCAGGCTTCTTTAAGTTTTACCACCAGCCTTGAAGAAGCTGTGGTAAATGCAGATCTTGTAATTGAAGCAGTACCTGAAAAACAGGAAATTAAACAAAGCGTCTTTGAAACAATGGATAAACATGCTCCTGAAAATTGCTATTTTGCCACAAATACTTCAACAATGAGTCCCACAGAAATTGGGTCTTACACAACCAAACCGGAAATGGTAATCGCCATGCATTTCTTTAATCCGGTGCATAAAATGCCTCTTATAGAAATTGTCCGGGGCCTTGAAACTTCCGATGAAACAGTCCAGGTGATAAATGAGGTATCTGAGAGGATGGGGAAAGAAACGGTTGTTGTAAATGAATTTCCTGGGTTTGTAACGAGCCGCATAAGTGCAATGGTTGGAAACGAAGCCTTTTATATGCTCCAGGAAGGCGTAGGAACCCCTGAAGAAATAGACAAAGCGATAAAGCTTGGCCTTAATTATCCAATGGGACCATTCGAACTTGGCGATTTAGTCGGACTCGATGCGAGACTCAACAACTTAAAGTATCTTCATAAAACGCTTGGTGAAAAATTCCGCCCTTGCCCGCTCCTTGAGAAATATGTAAAGGCAGGCCGGCTGGGCCGTAAAACCGGCAGGGGTGTATACGACTATACGAAAGAAACGGTATAA